The Quercus robur chromosome 7, dhQueRobu3.1, whole genome shotgun sequence genome has a segment encoding these proteins:
- the LOC126691656 gene encoding disease resistance protein TAO1-like isoform X8 — protein sequence MSTQGASTSSPSSSSTPRRTYDVFLSFRGEDTRTSFTDHLYNALTRKGIFTFRDDENLERGRFISEELVKAIQESKFAIVILSKNYAFSTWLLDELEHIVRCVEETGLVVVPIFYHVNPSDVRKQTGTFAEAFNAHKKRALDEHKMKTWRTALGVVADLSGWDLKDRHESEFIPKIVEDIDKKLNSKFLIIHENLVGVESMVAELLNCSYLDFENNVCMIGICGMGGIGKTTLAKAVYDMHSNKFDASSFIANVREKSERDCLLQLQKQLLKDISGEINTNISDDCEGVYIIKKRLRDKKVLLVLDDVNDEHQLEKLAGKKGWFRPGSWIIITTRDEHVLVAHEVLKIYRPKGLNNDDALKFFCLKAFKNEQPKEGYTQLSQEFVKYAGGLPLALVTLGSFLVGRPRDDWQSALDYFKENPPKKIFDILKISFDGLEDMWKEVFLDIACFFTGWPKFEVIRILKNCGFKARIGISVLQDKSLLTVIGGNEELGMHDLLQEMGKNIVRSCGELGRQSRLWLFEDLCRVLENNMETNAIQAIVIKKRNAGFNFEEFPEVFSKMTNLRLLIIDELHIPNALNRVPNGLRHLSWKCCSLKCLPSSFEPKELVELDLQYSKCEYLWEGAKCLGNLKSINLSSSENLIWTPDFSRVPRLEVLHLGCCTNLGGLHPSIGQLSKLKSLHLSYCESLTNLPSFSEATSLEVLGLECCTNLVGLHPSFGQLSKLKSLDLSRCTSLTNLPSFSEATSLEVLGLEWCTNLVGLHPSFGQLSKLKSLDLSHCTSLTNLPSFSKATSLEVLGLEGCTNLVGLHPSIGQLSKLKSLHLSHCTSLTNLPSFSEATSLEVLGLEGCTNLIGLHPSIGQLSKLKSLHLSRCTSLTNLPSFSEATSLEVLGLEWCTNLVGLHPSIGQLSKLKSLHLSRCTSLTNLPSFSEATSLEVLGLEGCTNLVGLHPSIGQLSKLKSLHLSRCTSLTNLPSFSEATSLEVLGLEWCTNLVGLHPLFGQLSKLKSLHLSCCTSLANLPSFSEATSLEVLLLEGCTNLVGLHPSIGQLSKLKSLHLSRCTSLTNLPSFSEATSLEVLGLEGCTNLVGLHPSIGQLSKLKSLHLSHCTSLTNLPSFSEATSLEVLGLEGCTNLIGLHPSIGQLSKLKSLHLSRCTSLTNLPSFSEATSLEVLGLEWCTNLVGLHPSIGQLSKLKSLHLSRCTSLTNLPSFSEATSLEVLGLEGCTNLVGLHPSIGQLSKLKSLHLSRCTSLTNLPSFSEATSLEVLGLEGCTNLVGLHPSIGQLSKLKSLHLSRCTSLTNLPSFSEATSLEVLGLEWCTNLVGLHPLFGQLSKLKSLHLSYCTSLTNLPSFSEATSLEVLLLEGCTNLVGLHPSIGQLSKLKSLHLSRCTSLTNLPSFLEATSLEVLGLEGCTNLVGLHPSIGQLSKLKSLHLSRCTSLTNLPSFLEATSLEVLGLEGCTNLVGLHPSIGQLSKLKSLHLSRCTSLTNLPSFSEATSLEVLGLEGCTNLVGLHPLFGQLSKLKSLNLSDCTSLTNLPNFSEATSLEVLGLR from the exons TTACCACGTGAATCCATCTGATGTACGGAAGCAGACAGGAACTTTTGCAGAAGCATTTAATGCTCACAAAAAAAGAGCCTTAGATGAACACAAAATGAAAACGTGGAGAACTGCTTTGGGAGTAGTGGCTGATCTCTCTGGTTGGGATTTGAAAGATAG GCATGAGTCAGAATTTATCCCAAAAATTGTTGAAGACATTGATAagaaattgaattcaaaattcTTAATCATTCACGAAAACCTCGTAGGAGTAGAATCTATGGTGGCAGAATTGTTGAACTGTTCGTATTTAGATTTTGAGAATAATGTTTGCATGATAGGGATTTGTGGTATGGGGGGAATCGGAAAGACAACTCTTGCTAAAGCTGTTTATGATATGCATTCTAATAAATTTGATGCTTCTAGTTTTATTGCTAATGTTAGGGAAAAGTCGGAAAGAGATTGTTTGcttcaattacaaaaacaacTTCTTAAAGATATTTCGGGcgaaataaatacaaatatatcgGATGATTGTGAAGGAGTTTACATAATCAAAAAAAGGTTACGTGATAAAAAAGTTCTACTTGTCCTAGATGATGTTAATGATGAGCACCAATTAGAAAAATTGGCCGGAAAGAAAGGCTGGTTTCGACCGGGGAGTTGGATCATTATAACAACTAGAGATGAACATGTGTTAGTTGCACATGAAGTTCTTAAAATTTATAGGCCTAAAGGACTAAATAATGATGatgctttaaaatttttttgtttgaaagccTTCAAAAATGAGCAACCCAAAGAAGGTTATACGCAACTATCTCAGGAATTTGTAAAATATGCCGGTGGCCTTCCGTTAGCTCTTGTTACTTTGGGTTCCTTTTTAGTTGGAAGACCAAGAGATGACTGGCAAAGTGCATTGGactattttaaagaaaatcctccaaaaaaaatatttgatatacttaaaataagttttgatgggCTAGAGGATATGTGGAAGGAGGTATTCTTAGATATTGCGTGTTTCTTTACGGGGTGGCCCAAATTTGAGGTAATACGTATACTAAAGAACTGTGGTTTTAAGGCAAGAATTGGTATAAGTGTTCTTCAGGACAAATCTCTCCTAACTGTCATAGGAGGCAATGAAGAATTGGGGATGCATGATCTACTACAAGAAATGGGTAAAAACATTGTTCGATCATGTGGAGAGCTTGGAAGGCAAAGTAGGTTGTGGCTTTTTGAGGACTTGTGTCGTGTATTGGAGAACAATATG GAAACAAATGCAATTCAAGCCATAGTCATCAAGAAAAGGAATGCAGGTTTCAACTTTGAAGAATTTCCTGAAGTTTTTTCAAAGATGACTAATCTTAGATTGCTAATAATTGATGAGTTGCACATCCCAAATGCTCTCAATCGTGTTCCTAATGGCCTAAGACATCTTTCATGGaaatgttgttcattaaaatGTTTGCCATCTAGTTTCGAACCAAAGGAACTTGTTGAACTTGACTTGCAGTATAGCAAATGTGAATATCTTTGGGAAGGAGCAAAG TGTTTAGGAAACTTAAAGTCCATCAATCTTTCCTCATCGGAGAACCTAATTTGGACACCTGACTTTTCAAGGGTTCCGAGACTTGAGGTACTACACCTTGGTTGTTGCACTAATTTGGGTGGGTTACACCCATCTATTGGACAACTCAGCAAGCTTAAAAGTTTACATCTGTCTTACTGCGAATCTCTTACTAATCTTCCCAGCTTTTCAGAGGCTACGAGTCTTGAGGTACTAGGCCTGGAATGTTGCACTAATTTGGTTGGGTTACACCCATCGTTTGGACAACTCAGCAAGCTTAAAAGTTTAGATCTGTCTCGCTGCACATCTCTTACTAATCTTCCCAGCTTTTCAGAGGCTACGAGTCTTGAGGTACTAGGCCTGGAATGGTGCACTAATTTGGTTGGGTTACACCCATCGTTTGGACAACTCAGCAAGCTTAAAAGTTTAGATCTGTCTCACTGCACATCTCTTACTAATCTTCCGAGCTTTTCAAAGGCTACGAGTCTTGAGGTACTAGGCCTGGAAGGGTGCACTAATTTGGTTGGGTTACACCCATCTATTGGACAACTCAGCAAGCTTAAAAGTTTACATCTGTCTCACTGCACATCTCTTACTAATCTTCCCAGCTTTTCAGAGGCTACGAGTCTTGAG GTACTAGGCCTGGAAGGGTGCACTAATTTGATTGGGTTACACCCATCTATTGGACAACTCAGCAAGCTTAAAAGTTTACATCTGTCTCGCTGCACATCTCTTACTAATCTTCCCAGCTTTTCAGAGGCTACGAGTCTTGAGGTACTAGGCCTGGAATGGTGCACTAATTTGGTTGGGTTACACCCATCTATTGGACAACTCAGCAAGCTTAAAAGTTTACATCTGTCTCGCTGCACATCTCTTACTAATCTTCCCAGCTTTTCAGAGGCTACGAGTCTTGAGGTACTAGGCCTGGAAGGGTGCACTAATTTGGTTGGGTTACACCCATCTATTGGACAACTCAGCAAGCTTAAAAGTTTACATCTGTCTCGCTGCACATCTCTTACTAATCTTCCCAGCTTTTCAGAGGCTACGAGTCTTGAG GTACTAGGCCTGGAATGGTGCACTAATTTGGTTGGGTTACACCCATTGTTTGGACAACTCAGCAAGCTTAAAAGTTTACATCTGTCTTGCTGCACATCTCTTGCTAATCTTCCTAGTTTTTCAGAGGCTACGAGTCTTGAGGTACTACTCCTGGAAGGGTGCACTAATTTGGTTGGGTTACACCCATCTATTGGACAACTCAGCAAGCTTAAAAGTTTACATTTGTCTCGCTGCACATCTCTTACTAATCTTCCCAGCTTTTCAGAGGCTACGAGTCTTGAG GTACTAGGCCTGGAAGGGTGCACTAATTTGGTTGGGTTACACCCATCTATTGGACAACTCAGCAAGCTTAAAAGTTTACATCTGTCTCACTGCACATCTCTTACTAATCTTCCCAGCTTTTCAGAGGCTACGAGTCTTGAGGTACTAGGCCTGGAAGGGTGCACTAATTTGATTGGGTTACACCCATCTATTGGACAACTCAGCAAGCTTAAAAGTTTACATCTGTCTCGCTGCACATCTCTTACTAATCTTCCCAGCTTTTCAGAGGCTACGAGTCTTGAGGTACTAGGCCTGGAATGGTGCACTAATTTGGTTGGGTTACACCCATCTATTGGACAACTCAGCAAGCTTAAAAGTTTACATCTGTCTCGCTGCACATCTCTTACTAATCTTCCCAGCTTTTCAGAGGCTACGAGTCTTGAG GTACTAGGCCTGGAAGGGTGCACTAATTTGGTTGGGTTACACCCATCTATTGGACAACTCAGCAAGCTTAAAAGTTTACATCTGTCTCGCTGCACATCTCTTACTAATCTTCCCAGCTTTTCAGAGGCTACGAGTCTTGAGGTACTAGGCCTGGAAGGGTGCACTAATTTGGTTGGGTTACACCCATCTATTGGACAACTCAGCAAGCTTAAAAGTTTACATCTGTCTCGCTGCACATCTCTTACTAATCTTCCCAGCTTTTCAGAGGCTACGAGTCTTGAG GTACTAGGCCTGGAATGGTGCACTAATTTGGTTGGGTTACACCCATTGTTTGGACAACTCAGCAAGCTTAAAAGTTTACATCTGTCTTACTGCACATCTCTTACTAATCTTCCCAGCTTTTCCGAGGCTACGAGTCTTGAGGTACTACTCCTGGAAGGGTGCACTAATTTGGTTGGGTTACACCCATCTATTGGACAACTCAGCAAGCTTAAAAGTTTACATCTGTCTCGCTGCACATCTCTTACTAATCTTCCCAGCTTTTTAGAGGCTACGAGTCTTGAG GTACTAGGCCTGGAAGGGTGCACTAATTTGGTTGGGTTACACCCATCTATTGGACAACTCAGCAAGCTTAAAAGTTTACATCTGTCTCGCTGCACATCTCTTACTAATCTTCCCAGCTTTTTAGAGGCTACGAGTCTTGAG GTACTAGGCCTGGAAGGGTGCACTAATTTGGTTGGGTTACACCCATCTATTGGACAACTCAGCAAGCTTAAAAGTTTACATCTGTCTCGCTGCACATCTCTTACTAATCTTCCCAGCTTTTCAGAGGCTACGAGTCTTGAGGTACTAGGCCTGGAAGGGTGCACTAATTTGGTTGGGTTACACCCATTGTTTGGACAACTCAGCAAGCTTAAAAGTTTAAATCTGTCTGATTGCACATCTCTTACTAATCTTCCCAACTTTTCAGAGGCTACGAGTCTTGAGGTACTAGGCCTGAGATGA
- the LOC126691656 gene encoding disease resistance protein TAO1-like isoform X14: protein MSTQGASTSSPSSSSTPRRTYDVFLSFRGEDTRTSFTDHLYNALTRKGIFTFRDDENLERGRFISEELVKAIQESKFAIVILSKNYAFSTWLLDELEHIVRCVEETGLVVVPIFYHVNPSDVRKQTGTFAEAFNAHKKRALDEHKMKTWRTALGVVADLSGWDLKDRHESEFIPKIVEDIDKKLNSKFLIIHENLVGVESMVAELLNCSYLDFENNVCMIGICGMGGIGKTTLAKAVYDMHSNKFDASSFIANVREKSERDCLLQLQKQLLKDISGEINTNISDDCEGVYIIKKRLRDKKVLLVLDDVNDEHQLEKLAGKKGWFRPGSWIIITTRDEHVLVAHEVLKIYRPKGLNNDDALKFFCLKAFKNEQPKEGYTQLSQEFVKYAGGLPLALVTLGSFLVGRPRDDWQSALDYFKENPPKKIFDILKISFDGLEDMWKEVFLDIACFFTGWPKFEVIRILKNCGFKARIGISVLQDKSLLTVIGGNEELGMHDLLQEMGKNIVRSCGELGRQSRLWLFEDLCRVLENNMETNAIQAIVIKKRNAGFNFEEFPEVFSKMTNLRLLIIDELHIPNALNRVPNGLRHLSWKCCSLKCLPSSFEPKELVELDLQYSKCEYLWEGAKCLGNLKSINLSSSENLIWTPDFSRVPRLEVLHLGCCTNLGGLHPSIGQLSKLKSLHLSYCESLTNLPSFSEATSLEVLGLECCTNLVGLHPSFGQLSKLKSLDLSRCTSLTNLPSFSEATSLEVLGLEWCTNLVGLHPSFGQLSKLKSLDLSHCTSLTNLPSFSKATSLEVLGLEGCTNLVGLHPSIGQLSKLKSLHLSHCTSLTNLPSFSEATSLEVLGLEGCTNLIGLHPSIGQLSKLKSLHLSRCTSLTNLPSFSEATSLEVLGLEWCTNLVGLHPSIGQLSKLKSLHLSRCTSLTNLPSFSEATSLEVLGLEGCTNLVGLHPSIGQLSKLKSLHLSRCTSLTNLPSFSEATSLEVLGLEWCTNLVGLHPLFGQLSKLKSLHLSCCTSLANLPSFSEATSLEVLLLEGCTNLVGLHPSIGQLSKLKSLHLSRCTSLTNLPSFSEATSLEVLGLEGCTNLVGLHPSIGQLSKLKSLHLSHCTSLTNLPSFSEATSLEVLGLEGCTNLIGLHPSIGQLSKLKSLHLSRCTSLTNLPSFSEATSLEVLGLEWCTNLVGLHPSIGQLSKLKSLHLSRCTSLTNLPSFSEATSLEVLGLEWCTNLVGLHPLFGQLSKLKSLHLSYCTSLTNLPSFSEATSLEVLLLEGCTNLVGLHPSIGQLSKLKSLHLSRCTSLTNLPSFLEATSLEVLGLEGCTNLVGLHPSIGQLSKLKSLHLSRCTSLTNLPSFLEATSLEVLGLEGCTNLVGLHPSIGQLSKLKSLHLSRCTSLTNLPSFSEATSLEVLGLEGCTNLVGLHPLFGQLSKLKSLNLSDCTSLTNLPNFSEATSLEVLGLR from the exons TTACCACGTGAATCCATCTGATGTACGGAAGCAGACAGGAACTTTTGCAGAAGCATTTAATGCTCACAAAAAAAGAGCCTTAGATGAACACAAAATGAAAACGTGGAGAACTGCTTTGGGAGTAGTGGCTGATCTCTCTGGTTGGGATTTGAAAGATAG GCATGAGTCAGAATTTATCCCAAAAATTGTTGAAGACATTGATAagaaattgaattcaaaattcTTAATCATTCACGAAAACCTCGTAGGAGTAGAATCTATGGTGGCAGAATTGTTGAACTGTTCGTATTTAGATTTTGAGAATAATGTTTGCATGATAGGGATTTGTGGTATGGGGGGAATCGGAAAGACAACTCTTGCTAAAGCTGTTTATGATATGCATTCTAATAAATTTGATGCTTCTAGTTTTATTGCTAATGTTAGGGAAAAGTCGGAAAGAGATTGTTTGcttcaattacaaaaacaacTTCTTAAAGATATTTCGGGcgaaataaatacaaatatatcgGATGATTGTGAAGGAGTTTACATAATCAAAAAAAGGTTACGTGATAAAAAAGTTCTACTTGTCCTAGATGATGTTAATGATGAGCACCAATTAGAAAAATTGGCCGGAAAGAAAGGCTGGTTTCGACCGGGGAGTTGGATCATTATAACAACTAGAGATGAACATGTGTTAGTTGCACATGAAGTTCTTAAAATTTATAGGCCTAAAGGACTAAATAATGATGatgctttaaaatttttttgtttgaaagccTTCAAAAATGAGCAACCCAAAGAAGGTTATACGCAACTATCTCAGGAATTTGTAAAATATGCCGGTGGCCTTCCGTTAGCTCTTGTTACTTTGGGTTCCTTTTTAGTTGGAAGACCAAGAGATGACTGGCAAAGTGCATTGGactattttaaagaaaatcctccaaaaaaaatatttgatatacttaaaataagttttgatgggCTAGAGGATATGTGGAAGGAGGTATTCTTAGATATTGCGTGTTTCTTTACGGGGTGGCCCAAATTTGAGGTAATACGTATACTAAAGAACTGTGGTTTTAAGGCAAGAATTGGTATAAGTGTTCTTCAGGACAAATCTCTCCTAACTGTCATAGGAGGCAATGAAGAATTGGGGATGCATGATCTACTACAAGAAATGGGTAAAAACATTGTTCGATCATGTGGAGAGCTTGGAAGGCAAAGTAGGTTGTGGCTTTTTGAGGACTTGTGTCGTGTATTGGAGAACAATATG GAAACAAATGCAATTCAAGCCATAGTCATCAAGAAAAGGAATGCAGGTTTCAACTTTGAAGAATTTCCTGAAGTTTTTTCAAAGATGACTAATCTTAGATTGCTAATAATTGATGAGTTGCACATCCCAAATGCTCTCAATCGTGTTCCTAATGGCCTAAGACATCTTTCATGGaaatgttgttcattaaaatGTTTGCCATCTAGTTTCGAACCAAAGGAACTTGTTGAACTTGACTTGCAGTATAGCAAATGTGAATATCTTTGGGAAGGAGCAAAG TGTTTAGGAAACTTAAAGTCCATCAATCTTTCCTCATCGGAGAACCTAATTTGGACACCTGACTTTTCAAGGGTTCCGAGACTTGAGGTACTACACCTTGGTTGTTGCACTAATTTGGGTGGGTTACACCCATCTATTGGACAACTCAGCAAGCTTAAAAGTTTACATCTGTCTTACTGCGAATCTCTTACTAATCTTCCCAGCTTTTCAGAGGCTACGAGTCTTGAGGTACTAGGCCTGGAATGTTGCACTAATTTGGTTGGGTTACACCCATCGTTTGGACAACTCAGCAAGCTTAAAAGTTTAGATCTGTCTCGCTGCACATCTCTTACTAATCTTCCCAGCTTTTCAGAGGCTACGAGTCTTGAGGTACTAGGCCTGGAATGGTGCACTAATTTGGTTGGGTTACACCCATCGTTTGGACAACTCAGCAAGCTTAAAAGTTTAGATCTGTCTCACTGCACATCTCTTACTAATCTTCCGAGCTTTTCAAAGGCTACGAGTCTTGAGGTACTAGGCCTGGAAGGGTGCACTAATTTGGTTGGGTTACACCCATCTATTGGACAACTCAGCAAGCTTAAAAGTTTACATCTGTCTCACTGCACATCTCTTACTAATCTTCCCAGCTTTTCAGAGGCTACGAGTCTTGAG GTACTAGGCCTGGAAGGGTGCACTAATTTGATTGGGTTACACCCATCTATTGGACAACTCAGCAAGCTTAAAAGTTTACATCTGTCTCGCTGCACATCTCTTACTAATCTTCCCAGCTTTTCAGAGGCTACGAGTCTTGAGGTACTAGGCCTGGAATGGTGCACTAATTTGGTTGGGTTACACCCATCTATTGGACAACTCAGCAAGCTTAAAAGTTTACATCTGTCTCGCTGCACATCTCTTACTAATCTTCCCAGCTTTTCAGAGGCTACGAGTCTTGAGGTACTAGGCCTGGAAGGGTGCACTAATTTGGTTGGGTTACACCCATCTATTGGACAACTCAGCAAGCTTAAAAGTTTACATCTGTCTCGCTGCACATCTCTTACTAATCTTCCCAGCTTTTCAGAGGCTACGAGTCTTGAG GTACTAGGCCTGGAATGGTGCACTAATTTGGTTGGGTTACACCCATTGTTTGGACAACTCAGCAAGCTTAAAAGTTTACATCTGTCTTGCTGCACATCTCTTGCTAATCTTCCTAGTTTTTCAGAGGCTACGAGTCTTGAGGTACTACTCCTGGAAGGGTGCACTAATTTGGTTGGGTTACACCCATCTATTGGACAACTCAGCAAGCTTAAAAGTTTACATTTGTCTCGCTGCACATCTCTTACTAATCTTCCCAGCTTTTCAGAGGCTACGAGTCTTGAG GTACTAGGCCTGGAAGGGTGCACTAATTTGGTTGGGTTACACCCATCTATTGGACAACTCAGCAAGCTTAAAAGTTTACATCTGTCTCACTGCACATCTCTTACTAATCTTCCCAGCTTTTCAGAGGCTACGAGTCTTGAGGTACTAGGCCTGGAAGGGTGCACTAATTTGATTGGGTTACACCCATCTATTGGACAACTCAGCAAGCTTAAAAGTTTACATCTGTCTCGCTGCACATCTCTTACTAATCTTCCCAGCTTTTCAGAGGCTACGAGTCTTGAGGTACTAGGCCTGGAATGGTGCACTAATTTGGTTGGGTTACACCCATCTATTGGACAACTCAGCAAGCTTAAAAGTTTACATCTGTCTCGCTGCACATCTCTTACTAATCTTCCCAGCTTTTCAGAGGCTACGAGTCTTGAG GTACTAGGCCTGGAATGGTGCACTAATTTGGTTGGGTTACACCCATTGTTTGGACAACTCAGCAAGCTTAAAAGTTTACATCTGTCTTACTGCACATCTCTTACTAATCTTCCCAGCTTTTCCGAGGCTACGAGTCTTGAGGTACTACTCCTGGAAGGGTGCACTAATTTGGTTGGGTTACACCCATCTATTGGACAACTCAGCAAGCTTAAAAGTTTACATCTGTCTCGCTGCACATCTCTTACTAATCTTCCCAGCTTTTTAGAGGCTACGAGTCTTGAG GTACTAGGCCTGGAAGGGTGCACTAATTTGGTTGGGTTACACCCATCTATTGGACAACTCAGCAAGCTTAAAAGTTTACATCTGTCTCGCTGCACATCTCTTACTAATCTTCCCAGCTTTTTAGAGGCTACGAGTCTTGAG GTACTAGGCCTGGAAGGGTGCACTAATTTGGTTGGGTTACACCCATCTATTGGACAACTCAGCAAGCTTAAAAGTTTACATCTGTCTCGCTGCACATCTCTTACTAATCTTCCCAGCTTTTCAGAGGCTACGAGTCTTGAGGTACTAGGCCTGGAAGGGTGCACTAATTTGGTTGGGTTACACCCATTGTTTGGACAACTCAGCAAGCTTAAAAGTTTAAATCTGTCTGATTGCACATCTCTTACTAATCTTCCCAACTTTTCAGAGGCTACGAGTCTTGAGGTACTAGGCCTGAGATGA